The Brevibacillus brevis genome contains a region encoding:
- a CDS encoding sporulation protein: MSMFKKLLASVGIGSAQVDARLEQDSLIPGDMVRGEVHIKGGDVAQEIDEIYMYVVTHYEREINDTKTKEECTLVKYRLSERVQLKPKEETVLPFAFQLPYETPLTMGRQPVYLRTGLDIKNAIDPGDSDFIEVRPHPLMSKVLDAVQQIGFQLYKVDCEYNRHLGRNHPFVQEFEFRPTGPYRSQLEELEVVFYLRDGELEVLLELDKRARGFMGAFEEAFNLDERYIRFRLTNADVNKHTHVIAEAIEALIKQQLR, encoded by the coding sequence ATGTCCATGTTCAAAAAATTATTGGCTAGTGTAGGTATTGGCTCTGCGCAAGTAGATGCACGTCTTGAGCAGGATTCACTCATTCCCGGAGATATGGTCAGAGGTGAGGTCCATATCAAGGGTGGAGATGTGGCCCAGGAAATCGACGAAATCTACATGTATGTCGTCACACACTATGAAAGAGAAATCAACGACACCAAGACGAAGGAAGAATGCACACTTGTAAAATATCGTCTGTCTGAGCGGGTACAATTGAAACCGAAAGAAGAAACCGTTCTGCCATTCGCTTTTCAATTGCCATATGAGACGCCATTGACGATGGGGCGTCAACCTGTTTACCTACGGACAGGTCTCGATATTAAAAATGCGATTGACCCGGGGGATTCCGATTTCATCGAGGTTCGCCCACATCCGTTAATGTCCAAAGTGTTGGATGCTGTTCAACAGATCGGATTCCAGCTGTATAAGGTAGACTGCGAATACAATCGCCACCTTGGTCGCAATCATCCGTTTGTACAGGAATTTGAATTCCGTCCGACAGGGCCATACCGCAGCCAATTGGAGGAGCTCGAAGTAGTCTTCTACCTTCGCGATGGCGAATTGGAAGTTTTACTGGAACTGGATAAACGTGCGCGAGGCTTCATGGGAGCATTTGAAGAAGCATTTAATCTCGATGAACGCTATATCCGCTTCCGCTTAAC
- a CDS encoding MFS transporter, whose translation MTASTGSLLRNKPYLLLLIVIFFMHMASYLVIPVFPVFLQKVRVLSLSQVGIILAAGSITYQIGSLAGGLMSDRWGKRSILALGAFLQGCAMAGYHFSHSYGFFLLFSSVNGLGLGLLAPTIKAMIADEVDESQRTAAFSWRGILAHSGIIVAGLVITWMTAGGKQPFLVAAFVYGALAVFSRFILPDDRCVGSDCEQTPIKEYRHILTHRSFLFFSAISLLIWALYAQFAMILPLRGEHVLHSATMIGLIWTINSLSVVVLQGFISRFVLQRINPYLSVTMGTILLGAGLTLMGWANHFLTLSGAAILFILGEMLFMPMLDSLVTHFAKEDWLGAYFGFSNFVSGLGTALGTGLGGAMVEKLGGVGSNYPWIGYGVITLFLAAVLGLFTLYAIPRHKNAVLDSPLKNRRKEGAT comes from the coding sequence ATGACAGCCTCTACTGGATCTCTGTTACGCAACAAGCCTTACTTGCTGTTACTGATCGTCATCTTTTTCATGCACATGGCCTCTTATCTGGTCATTCCCGTCTTCCCAGTCTTTTTGCAAAAGGTACGGGTTCTTTCTCTCTCCCAAGTCGGCATCATTTTGGCAGCGGGAAGCATCACATACCAAATCGGAAGCTTGGCAGGCGGCTTGATGTCAGATCGCTGGGGCAAACGCTCCATCCTAGCCTTGGGGGCATTCCTTCAAGGATGTGCCATGGCAGGCTATCACTTCAGCCATTCCTATGGTTTCTTCTTGTTATTCTCTTCTGTCAACGGCTTGGGTCTTGGCCTGCTCGCTCCTACCATTAAAGCCATGATCGCGGATGAAGTGGATGAGAGCCAAAGAACCGCTGCCTTCTCGTGGAGAGGGATACTCGCTCATAGCGGAATCATTGTCGCTGGCTTGGTCATTACGTGGATGACTGCCGGTGGGAAACAGCCGTTTCTCGTAGCTGCCTTTGTATACGGAGCACTTGCTGTTTTTTCTCGCTTCATCCTCCCCGATGATCGCTGTGTGGGATCAGATTGCGAGCAAACACCGATCAAGGAGTATCGTCACATTTTGACCCATCGCAGCTTTCTGTTCTTTTCCGCGATTTCGCTTCTAATCTGGGCGCTTTACGCGCAATTCGCCATGATTCTGCCGTTGCGGGGAGAGCATGTCCTGCATTCCGCTACGATGATTGGCCTCATTTGGACGATCAACTCGCTCAGTGTCGTCGTCTTGCAAGGGTTTATCTCACGCTTTGTTCTACAGCGCATCAATCCGTATTTGTCTGTCACGATGGGAACGATCTTGTTGGGAGCAGGGCTTACGCTCATGGGATGGGCGAACCACTTCCTCACACTGTCCGGGGCTGCGATTCTTTTCATTTTGGGTGAGATGCTGTTTATGCCGATGCTGGACAGTCTTGTCACTCATTTCGCAAAGGAAGACTGGCTGGGGGCGTACTTTGGCTTTTCCAATTTCGTATCTGGTCTTGGGACGGCTCTCGGGACGGGGCTGGGTGGAGCGATGGTTGAAAAACTAGGGGGGGTCGGCAGCAATTATCCGTGGATCGGATATGGAGTGATTACGCTGTTTTTGGCGGCTGTTCTTGGTCTGTTTACCCTATACGCCATTCCTCGCCACAAAAACGCTGTACTTGACTCTCCCTTAAAAAATCGCAGAAAGGAAGGGGCCACATGA
- a CDS encoding GNAT family N-acetyltransferase: MAITLRKLAEFSEIEQLEEMEGKIWDPSSAIPHHMTLTMQKFGGLFLGAFDDEKMIGFLYSFPGFTNGEPHLCSHMLGFLPEYRKQGLGVQMKWLQKEEAAAAGYSKITWTYDPLETVNGVLNIAKLGGIVRTYLPNCYGQLDDDFNRGLPTDRFLVEWMIGSDRVESRQAGNTPTPSFEQAPDLLHLEIKDGIPHPIKIDLSREEPVVLLPVPAFFQDVKRADMAVASLWREMTRELFMAYFAKGYVVTNILRGQSIVHYVLEKQPLTDILGASSSLS; the protein is encoded by the coding sequence ATGGCAATCACGTTACGAAAGTTGGCCGAATTCAGTGAGATTGAGCAATTAGAAGAAATGGAGGGGAAAATATGGGACCCTTCTAGTGCTATTCCCCACCATATGACACTCACCATGCAAAAGTTTGGCGGTCTGTTTTTAGGAGCATTCGATGACGAGAAAATGATCGGCTTTTTGTACAGCTTCCCGGGCTTCACCAACGGAGAACCCCATCTTTGTTCGCACATGCTCGGCTTTTTGCCAGAGTATCGCAAGCAAGGGTTAGGTGTACAAATGAAATGGCTGCAAAAAGAAGAAGCGGCAGCAGCAGGCTATTCCAAAATTACATGGACGTATGATCCGCTTGAAACTGTAAACGGTGTTCTGAACATCGCCAAGCTTGGCGGAATCGTTCGCACTTACTTGCCAAACTGCTATGGACAGCTCGATGACGACTTCAATCGAGGACTGCCGACAGACCGTTTCCTCGTTGAATGGATGATCGGAAGCGATCGTGTGGAATCGCGTCAGGCAGGGAACACCCCTACTCCCTCTTTTGAACAGGCGCCAGACCTGTTGCATCTAGAAATCAAGGATGGTATTCCTCATCCTATCAAAATCGATTTGTCACGCGAAGAACCTGTGGTGCTACTGCCTGTCCCTGCCTTCTTCCAGGATGTAAAACGGGCAGATATGGCCGTCGCTTCCTTGTGGCGAGAGATGACGCGGGAATTGTTCATGGCCTATTTTGCCAAAGGATATGTCGTCACGAATATCCTCCGTGGTCAATCCATCGTTCATTACGTCTTAGAAAAGCAGCCGTTGACTGATATTTTAGGTGCCTCGTCCTCTCTATCCTAG
- a CDS encoding M42 family metallopeptidase, with amino-acid sequence MENKFQVELWNRLTQAPGAPGFEGPVREIMREYISSYTSELMYDNLGSIFGVMRGDENGPKIMVAGHMDEVGFMVTRISDKGFISFQTLGGWWGQVLLAQRVQIITDNGPVEGVISSIPPHVLSEDQRNRPMDVRNMYIDIGVDSREEAEQVGIRAGQQIVPVCPLQVMANPRRIMAKAWDNRYGCSLAVELAKELHEKPDHPNVVYVGATVQEELSGQRGAKTAAASIDPDLFLALDASPATDIPGVRDDGGKLGGGLLMRIYDPMYVMPVGLRELLISTCEEENIPYQIYVAKGGTDAGVVQYHGKGVPSAVIGIPSRYIHSHASIIDREDYEAAKRLLFSVIRKLDKATWESILPR; translated from the coding sequence ATGGAAAATAAATTTCAAGTTGAACTGTGGAACCGTTTGACGCAGGCACCAGGAGCGCCTGGCTTCGAAGGTCCGGTACGCGAGATTATGCGGGAATACATAAGCAGCTATACGAGTGAACTCATGTACGACAATTTGGGCAGTATTTTTGGCGTTATGCGTGGTGACGAGAACGGTCCGAAAATTATGGTAGCGGGTCACATGGACGAAGTCGGCTTCATGGTCACCCGAATTTCTGATAAGGGATTTATTTCATTTCAGACGTTGGGAGGCTGGTGGGGGCAGGTCCTGCTCGCTCAACGTGTACAAATTATTACGGACAATGGACCAGTCGAAGGCGTAATCAGCTCGATCCCGCCGCATGTCTTGAGCGAAGATCAGCGCAATCGCCCGATGGATGTACGTAACATGTACATTGATATCGGCGTGGATTCACGTGAGGAAGCCGAACAGGTAGGAATACGGGCTGGCCAGCAAATTGTACCGGTTTGCCCGCTGCAGGTCATGGCTAATCCGCGCCGCATCATGGCGAAAGCATGGGATAATCGCTATGGCTGCAGTTTGGCAGTGGAGCTCGCAAAAGAGCTGCACGAAAAACCCGATCATCCGAATGTCGTCTATGTCGGGGCCACTGTACAGGAAGAATTGTCCGGGCAGCGCGGTGCGAAAACTGCCGCTGCGTCCATTGATCCGGATTTGTTCTTGGCTTTGGATGCGAGTCCAGCCACAGACATACCAGGTGTAAGAGACGATGGCGGCAAGCTCGGCGGTGGACTTTTGATGCGCATCTACGATCCGATGTACGTCATGCCGGTAGGATTGCGTGAGCTTCTCATCTCCACGTGCGAAGAAGAGAACATTCCATACCAGATTTATGTGGCAAAGGGCGGGACGGATGCAGGTGTCGTTCAGTACCATGGCAAGGGAGTGCCATCTGCCGTCATTGGAATTCCTTCCCGTTACATTCACAGCCATGCTTCGATCATTGATCGTGAGGATTACGAGGCAGCCAAGCGTCTCTTGTTCAGTGTCATTCGCAAGCTGGACAAGGCAACGTGGGAATCCATTTTGCCTAGATAA
- a CDS encoding YtrH family sporulation protein, with the protein MAQVILTFFVAYGIVVGGALSGGVGAFLTEKPPLLSMAQLADQLKIWGLVGALGGTFDSFLQIEKILMGNLTPVFKQLVMIVVAFLGAHIGTICVHWLVQVRS; encoded by the coding sequence ATGGCACAAGTCATTTTGACGTTTTTCGTGGCTTATGGCATTGTGGTTGGCGGTGCTCTTTCAGGTGGGGTGGGCGCATTTCTCACAGAAAAGCCTCCGCTGTTATCCATGGCCCAATTGGCTGACCAGCTCAAAATATGGGGATTGGTTGGGGCATTGGGAGGAACTTTTGATTCGTTTTTGCAGATTGAAAAAATATTGATGGGAAATTTGACGCCTGTCTTTAAACAGCTGGTCATGATCGTGGTCGCATTCTTGGGTGCCCATATCGGGACGATTTGCGTGCATTGGCTGGTACAGGTGCGCTCATGA